A genomic stretch from uncultured Pseudodesulfovibrio sp. includes:
- a CDS encoding DUF401 family protein yields the protein MESLITTLAPFLKVLFAFVLMLAGMRLRIGLGLSILVGGAVMGFLFGLGPVPLVKAGVLALTQEKFHFLIAIVGLILILSDAMERSGQSKRLMNALSGFLRSPRLRLVFFPALIGLLPMPGGAVFSAPMVKTVSEDMRISNSQRAVVNYWFRHVWELVWPLYPGIILTLGLANIQILDLISYTWPGTPVMLLVGWWFFLRPGVLNASELVVENLPTTRSKKAAFKEGLPLLTAIVGAIGLESVIATFFPSIPFELGVVAALAAAVLCVMVQNTQLGLRFFRDVLTKKSLWSMVFVIVSIFVFKDIMQAAGVVSEMARVAGGEAALFASAAFLPFLVGLVAGINVAFVGATFPLLLGVLDSLGMQDQTIRYIVLATFSGFTGVMISPIHICFILTCEYFQCDLARTWRKLIWPCFIFFASGVALFTFLN from the coding sequence ATGGAATCTCTCATTACCACACTTGCACCATTTCTCAAGGTCTTGTTCGCCTTTGTTCTTATGTTGGCTGGCATGCGGTTAAGAATCGGTCTCGGTCTTTCCATTCTGGTAGGTGGGGCTGTTATGGGGTTTCTGTTCGGACTCGGCCCTGTCCCGCTTGTCAAAGCCGGCGTACTGGCTCTGACACAGGAAAAATTCCATTTTCTTATCGCCATTGTCGGGCTGATTCTCATTTTATCTGATGCCATGGAACGATCCGGGCAATCCAAGCGTCTTATGAACGCTTTATCAGGATTCCTGAGAAGCCCTCGGCTCAGACTCGTTTTTTTCCCGGCCCTTATCGGGTTGCTTCCCATGCCCGGCGGAGCTGTCTTTTCCGCTCCCATGGTCAAAACCGTGTCGGAAGATATGCGGATCAGCAATTCTCAGCGGGCGGTGGTCAACTATTGGTTCCGGCATGTGTGGGAATTGGTCTGGCCTCTCTATCCAGGTATTATTCTGACGCTTGGGCTTGCCAATATTCAGATTCTTGACCTCATTTCTTATACTTGGCCGGGAACACCTGTCATGCTGCTTGTCGGATGGTGGTTCTTTTTACGGCCCGGCGTTCTCAATGCAAGTGAATTGGTCGTGGAAAACCTGCCTACAACAAGGAGTAAGAAGGCTGCGTTTAAGGAAGGCCTGCCACTTTTGACAGCCATTGTCGGTGCCATAGGGCTTGAGAGTGTTATTGCTACTTTTTTCCCTTCCATTCCTTTTGAACTGGGTGTGGTTGCAGCTCTGGCTGCTGCCGTGCTGTGTGTCATGGTGCAGAATACTCAGTTGGGTCTCCGCTTTTTTCGAGACGTGCTGACCAAGAAGAGTCTGTGGTCCATGGTTTTTGTCATTGTCTCGATTTTTGTTTTCAAGGACATCATGCAGGCCGCAGGTGTGGTCAGCGAAATGGCCCGGGTTGCAGGTGGCGAGGCAGCTCTGTTTGCCTCTGCTGCTTTTCTGCCATTTCTTGTGGGGTTGGTCGCAGGTATCAATGTGGCTTTTGTTGGAGCGACATTCCCTCTTTTGCTTGGTGTGCTCGACTCTCTGGGTATGCAGGATCAGACCATTCGGTATATCGTACTGGCTACTTTTTCAGGGTTTACCGGGGTTATGATCTCACCTATTCATATCTGTTTCATATTAACATGTGAATATTTTCAGTGTGATCTGGCTCGTACCTGGCGAAAACTGATCTGGCCTTGTTTCATCTTTTTTGCTTCTGGTGTCGCACTATTCACCTTTCTTAACTAA
- a CDS encoding class II aldolase/adducin family protein: MKRLCDKYAAKLTIQGLAAPNDPIVGGLDAELVWNRHDPRIEEFTKLFDMLSINSLVFSKPAEPYATILEFLAGRTKTAIRPEDTETRTFLHDIPICQEFTAPAMAASLKKRKTVIIPGEGIISCGTVSPEQGFVFYSSTIFACFVLFFSDYLIRLRNKTLDEEYRDTYQRVVTQLPHPHTAPPNLAGGSLSDEDSVLAAIAESGRHVVGFGLVDSFFGNISYRLNDTIYISQTGSSLDELEGCIDPCPMDGSATTGLTASSELSAHEDVYRRSDFRCILHGHPKFSVIMSMDCDKRDCPNRGACHIKCSECRTVEGIPIVPGEVGTGPTGLCNTLPPAMASSGAAIVHGHGVFAAGTTDFNEAFKRLLDIENQCRKRYFTMVESYA; the protein is encoded by the coding sequence ATGAAACGTCTCTGCGATAAATACGCTGCAAAGTTAACCATTCAGGGGCTTGCAGCCCCAAATGATCCCATTGTTGGCGGTCTGGATGCCGAACTGGTGTGGAATCGGCACGATCCGCGCATCGAAGAATTCACCAAACTCTTTGATATGCTCTCTATCAACTCACTGGTGTTTTCCAAACCCGCAGAACCGTACGCCACCATTCTTGAATTTTTGGCAGGGCGCACAAAAACGGCCATTCGTCCTGAAGACACCGAAACCCGTACCTTCCTGCATGACATTCCGATCTGTCAGGAGTTTACGGCACCAGCCATGGCTGCCAGCCTCAAAAAACGCAAAACCGTCATTATCCCGGGTGAAGGCATCATTTCTTGCGGTACGGTCAGCCCGGAACAGGGATTTGTCTTTTATTCATCAACCATTTTCGCCTGCTTCGTACTGTTCTTTTCCGACTACCTGATCAGGTTGCGCAACAAGACCCTCGACGAAGAATACCGTGACACCTATCAACGCGTAGTGACACAGCTACCACATCCACACACCGCTCCGCCAAACCTGGCTGGCGGTTCACTTTCGGACGAGGATAGCGTTCTCGCTGCAATAGCTGAAAGCGGAAGGCATGTAGTAGGCTTCGGGTTGGTCGACTCGTTTTTCGGCAACATTTCGTACAGGCTGAATGACACGATTTACATATCCCAAACCGGTAGTTCTCTTGATGAACTTGAAGGATGCATCGACCCATGCCCCATGGACGGAAGTGCCACCACCGGCTTGACCGCGTCATCGGAACTCTCGGCCCATGAAGACGTCTATCGTCGCTCGGATTTCAGGTGCATTCTCCACGGCCACCCCAAATTTTCGGTCATCATGTCCATGGACTGCGACAAACGGGACTGTCCCAATCGTGGTGCATGTCACATCAAATGCTCGGAATGCCGGACGGTCGAGGGCATCCCCATCGTCCCCGGTGAAGTGGGGACTGGCCCCACCGGACTATGCAACACTCTGCCCCCCGCCATGGCCTCTTCCGGAGCTGCCATTGTCCACGGGCATGGAGTGTTCGCAGCAGGCACAACCGATTTCAACGAGGCTTTCAAAAGGTTGCTCGACATTGAGAACCAATGCCGCAAACGCTATTTCACCATGGTAGAATCCTATGCGTAA
- the ruvC gene encoding crossover junction endodeoxyribonuclease RuvC, protein MSEKGLIVLGLDPGTRVTGYGIVREISGQVELVETGTIRTPVKKDMAVRLGVIFDRLQELIEKHAPAEAAIENVFVSKNPSSALKLGQARGACMAACATNGIPMGEYEPTKVKKNLVGVGSAPKSQVAFMVAHTLGEKKPDWPEDASDALAIAICHLNERRMRKLTGL, encoded by the coding sequence ATGAGCGAAAAAGGTTTGATCGTCCTCGGTCTGGACCCTGGAACACGGGTTACGGGCTACGGCATCGTCCGGGAAATATCCGGACAGGTCGAACTGGTGGAGACCGGCACTATTCGCACGCCGGTCAAGAAAGACATGGCCGTCCGCCTGGGGGTGATCTTCGACAGGCTCCAGGAGCTTATCGAAAAGCACGCACCGGCAGAGGCTGCCATCGAAAATGTGTTTGTATCCAAGAACCCCTCGTCCGCCCTAAAACTGGGGCAGGCGAGAGGGGCTTGTATGGCAGCTTGCGCCACTAACGGTATTCCCATGGGGGAATATGAACCCACCAAAGTGAAAAAAAATCTCGTGGGTGTGGGTAGCGCTCCAAAGTCGCAGGTCGCGTTCATGGTAGCTCACACTCTTGGTGAGAAAAAACCAGACTGGCCCGAAGATGCATCCGATGCTCTGGCTATTGCCATCTGTCACTTGAATGAACGGCGTATGCGCAAGCTGACTGGCCTGTAG
- a CDS encoding CPBP family intramembrane glutamic endopeptidase, with protein sequence MRNQTDTLRIKPLLLFLALTFGATWAVEIPLVSNGMRFDNLTGMSGPALILMAVMWIPGLSALLVTAFVEKMNFAELRDSLRLRLGKSLGAYFLTICLVPMLFAAMYLLSWWLGFGDFSPQIPGTDAGEATLKSVLQIMLPMSIVLGPFINLIFGLGEEIGWRGFMLPRLMPLGKPVAYTVLGILWGIWHGPLILAGFNYPGYPVGGIAMMCLLCFAFGLFLNEMTLYYDSSILAGFIHGAVNAQGYGVWLLLFPNVHPLFGGSVGLTGVAVWLISSMLCTMVLKRLGPPLTASQEEDIRTHSPKK encoded by the coding sequence ATGCGTAATCAGACAGACACCCTCCGGATAAAACCACTTCTGCTATTCTTGGCACTGACCTTCGGCGCAACATGGGCCGTGGAAATCCCGCTCGTATCAAATGGGATGCGCTTCGATAACCTGACAGGTATGTCCGGACCAGCCCTGATACTCATGGCGGTTATGTGGATTCCAGGCTTGTCCGCCCTGTTGGTCACAGCGTTCGTCGAAAAAATGAATTTTGCCGAACTCCGCGACTCCCTGCGCCTTCGACTGGGGAAGTCACTGGGCGCATACTTTCTGACAATTTGTCTTGTCCCCATGCTTTTTGCAGCAATGTACCTCCTCTCCTGGTGGCTCGGGTTCGGAGATTTTTCCCCTCAGATTCCCGGTACAGACGCAGGCGAAGCAACGCTGAAAAGCGTTCTTCAGATCATGCTTCCCATGTCAATTGTTCTGGGACCATTCATCAATCTTATCTTCGGATTGGGAGAGGAAATAGGCTGGCGCGGCTTCATGCTGCCCCGACTTATGCCTTTGGGGAAACCAGTAGCCTACACTGTGCTCGGTATTCTCTGGGGAATATGGCATGGCCCACTCATCCTGGCCGGATTCAATTACCCCGGGTATCCAGTGGGCGGTATAGCCATGATGTGCTTACTCTGTTTTGCATTCGGCCTTTTCCTCAATGAAATGACCCTATACTATGATTCGTCCATCCTTGCCGGTTTTATCCACGGCGCAGTCAATGCACAAGGATATGGTGTATGGCTTTTGCTTTTTCCCAACGTCCACCCGCTTTTTGGCGGCTCAGTCGGGCTGACAGGCGTGGCTGTCTGGCTGATCTCCAGCATGCTCTGCACAATGGTGTTAAAGCGACTCGGTCCACCACTGACTGCTTCCCAAGAAGAAGATATCCGCACTCATTCCCCCAAAAAGTAA
- a CDS encoding YebC/PmpR family DNA-binding transcriptional regulator yields MAGHSKWANIQHRKGRQDAKRAKFFTKAAKDIILAAKAGGGNPEDNSTLRLAIQKAKEVNLPKDKIENAIKKGTGELAGGDIMEILYEGYGPGGVAMLVDVASDNKNRIVAEIRHAFTKHGGNMAEAGAVSYLFNKKGVIIFDKEKYTEDDLMEIGLEAGAEDIIDDGDTFTVHTAPGDFMAVQQAFVDAGMEYQSAEFEQVPETLVPVDVPTGKKVMALFEALEDNDDTQKVYLNADFPDELFDEE; encoded by the coding sequence ATGGCCGGACATAGTAAATGGGCAAATATTCAACATCGCAAAGGACGTCAGGACGCCAAGCGCGCAAAATTTTTCACTAAAGCTGCCAAGGATATTATCCTGGCCGCAAAGGCTGGCGGCGGCAATCCTGAGGATAACTCCACTTTGCGTTTGGCCATTCAGAAGGCCAAGGAAGTGAACCTGCCCAAGGACAAGATTGAGAACGCCATCAAGAAGGGGACTGGCGAACTGGCCGGTGGCGATATCATGGAAATCCTCTACGAAGGGTACGGCCCCGGCGGCGTTGCCATGCTGGTTGATGTCGCTTCCGACAACAAGAATCGTATCGTGGCTGAAATTCGCCACGCCTTCACCAAACATGGTGGCAACATGGCTGAAGCCGGTGCGGTTTCGTATCTCTTCAACAAGAAGGGCGTCATTATTTTTGATAAGGAAAAATACACCGAAGACGACCTGATGGAAATCGGTTTGGAAGCCGGTGCCGAAGATATCATCGATGACGGCGATACTTTTACAGTACACACCGCGCCTGGTGATTTCATGGCCGTGCAGCAGGCGTTTGTGGACGCGGGCATGGAATATCAGTCTGCTGAATTTGAGCAGGTTCCTGAAACCCTCGTGCCAGTGGATGTTCCTACCGGCAAGAAGGTCATGGCCCTGTTTGAAGCTTTGGAAGACAACGACGATACCCAGAAAGTCTATCTCAACGCCGACTTCCCGGACGAATTGTTCGACGAAGAATAG
- the ruvA gene encoding Holliday junction branch migration protein RuvA, with protein MIGYLQGTVLSADEKGFVVLTPGGVGYEVAAPTSVIARLPGRGGEISIFIHTQVAEKAIDLFGFLTADDLDLFRTLISIDKLGPKKALAILSMFDAEHLREIAFREDVTMLSTVPGIGPKSAKQILWNLKDKVDKLKPAVGATLSSAPQGPQGEYLDTLAGLKGLGYAEDEVRPMIIDVFDAEPDLDAAGGIRAVLKKINAARS; from the coding sequence ATGATCGGATATCTGCAGGGAACGGTATTGTCTGCCGACGAAAAGGGATTTGTTGTCCTGACGCCTGGCGGGGTTGGGTATGAAGTCGCTGCGCCCACGTCAGTCATTGCGCGGCTGCCGGGAAGGGGTGGAGAAATATCAATTTTCATTCATACTCAGGTCGCGGAAAAGGCCATTGACCTTTTTGGTTTTTTGACTGCCGATGATCTCGACCTGTTTCGCACACTTATTTCCATCGACAAGCTTGGGCCGAAAAAAGCATTAGCTATCCTGTCCATGTTCGATGCGGAACACCTTCGCGAAATCGCTTTTCGCGAAGACGTGACCATGCTTTCGACGGTGCCGGGTATCGGTCCCAAGTCCGCCAAGCAGATTTTGTGGAACCTCAAGGATAAGGTTGATAAACTCAAGCCTGCCGTTGGTGCAACGCTATCATCCGCGCCGCAGGGTCCACAGGGTGAGTACCTTGACACTCTTGCCGGGTTGAAAGGGCTGGGGTACGCTGAAGATGAAGTCCGACCCATGATTATTGATGTCTTTGACGCAGAACCCGACCTTGACGCTGCCGGTGGTATCCGGGCAGTGCTCAAGAAAATAAATGCGGCACGCTCATGA
- a CDS encoding 4Fe-4S binding protein, translating to MKIPFVKQSTITYYRNCREKGLSLFDFIHGYVYGRWCYNYIGLAGDKEPWWRYLWAPLILFINWHRPFLPDDKNRTGDPDQKKVTWGDSYHGKPLPLEEAVKLIKINRAVNTEVSEQVLPYTRAREIVLNHPEKIVLLDCPCRSGMKNPCTPIDVCILIGDPFATFMLEHHPDKTREISADEAVRIIKAEQARGHVSHAFFKDVMLGRYYAICNCCSCCCGAMKAQTHGMNMLCSSGYLAEVNVDSCVRCGLCAEKCQFKAIGFNKESAFIREDKCMGCGVCIQACSKDALTLRLAPEKGEPLLVDSIQ from the coding sequence ATGAAAATACCTTTCGTCAAACAGTCCACGATCACATATTACCGCAATTGCCGAGAAAAGGGGCTCTCCCTTTTCGATTTCATCCACGGCTATGTTTACGGACGCTGGTGTTACAACTACATCGGCCTGGCCGGGGACAAAGAACCATGGTGGCGCTATCTGTGGGCGCCGCTGATCCTTTTCATCAACTGGCACAGGCCGTTTCTGCCCGATGACAAAAACAGAACAGGCGACCCCGATCAGAAGAAGGTGACCTGGGGGGACTCGTACCATGGCAAACCTTTGCCGTTGGAAGAAGCTGTCAAGCTGATCAAAATAAACCGTGCAGTGAACACCGAGGTCTCGGAACAGGTTCTTCCTTACACCCGCGCCCGCGAGATCGTCCTCAACCACCCGGAAAAGATTGTCCTGCTGGACTGCCCCTGTCGATCGGGCATGAAGAATCCATGCACCCCTATCGACGTGTGTATCCTTATCGGTGATCCGTTCGCCACCTTCATGCTTGAACACCACCCGGACAAGACCCGTGAGATCTCGGCTGACGAAGCCGTCCGGATCATCAAGGCGGAACAGGCTCGCGGTCATGTCTCCCACGCTTTTTTCAAGGACGTCATGCTTGGCAGATACTACGCCATCTGCAACTGTTGCTCTTGTTGCTGCGGAGCGATGAAAGCCCAGACCCATGGCATGAACATGCTCTGCTCGTCCGGCTACCTGGCCGAAGTCAATGTGGACAGCTGTGTCAGATGCGGCCTGTGTGCCGAAAAGTGTCAATTCAAGGCCATCGGCTTCAACAAGGAATCTGCATTCATCCGCGAAGACAAATGTATGGGGTGTGGAGTTTGTATCCAGGCCTGTTCAAAAGACGCACTCACACTGAGACTGGCCCCGGAAAAAGGAGAACCGCTCCTTGTGGACTCCATCCAATAA
- a CDS encoding aldehyde ferredoxin oxidoreductase family protein: MQKYFGWTGTILHIDLTRKKVISEHPPLEKYRKYIGGKGMAGQYLAPHATREWNDPALPLLIFTGPLSGTIAPTSGRGTIMSRSPLTGAICDTSVGGRIATQLKRAGYDGLVITGRSDMLCGIEIHDEDVRITPTDLSRALSGDVFSRLESSMPKGASIACIGPAAENGSRMASVLVDRHHTAGRGGLGLIWAAKNLKYLSVKGTGKIRIHDKESLKQTREDIFRLTAASPVLLGQHGFSCWGTGSIFDLMDSRRMMPTDNFQKTHFENARQLNAAAYKKKFTPRKHGCSGCHILCKKIAQDGRSMPEYETMSHFTALIGNRDMELVLEANDLCNQLGMDTISAGSTLACRREITGQDYTRASLLTALREMAEGGDLGQGSFNFAEVCGRTETSMSVKGMDLPAYDPRGAYGMALAYATSTRGGCHLRAYPISHEVLRKPVATDRFSFSGKARIVKIAEDMNAVVDSLTACKFTFLAASLEEYAKAFTAVTGVSVSGQDLLETGERIYYNERIMNAKNGFTADDDDLPMRFFTEQGTSGGGVDVTPINREEFLTARANYYRVRGLDESGNPTQETTERLGLD; this comes from the coding sequence ATGCAAAAATATTTTGGCTGGACAGGTACTATCCTGCATATAGATCTGACTCGAAAAAAGGTCATTTCCGAGCACCCCCCTCTTGAAAAATACCGCAAGTATATCGGTGGGAAAGGGATGGCTGGACAATATCTCGCGCCCCATGCCACCCGCGAATGGAATGATCCAGCCCTGCCGCTACTCATATTCACCGGCCCCTTGAGCGGCACAATTGCACCGACTTCCGGTCGTGGGACCATCATGTCCCGCTCCCCGCTGACCGGAGCGATCTGCGACACCTCCGTCGGCGGCAGGATCGCCACCCAGCTCAAACGTGCCGGTTATGACGGACTGGTCATCACCGGAAGAAGCGACATGCTCTGCGGCATCGAAATACACGACGAAGATGTGCGTATTACCCCTACAGACCTATCACGCGCATTATCTGGAGATGTCTTCTCCCGCCTCGAATCCTCAATGCCCAAAGGAGCTTCCATAGCCTGCATAGGACCAGCTGCGGAAAATGGTTCCCGTATGGCTTCCGTCTTGGTTGACCGCCATCACACTGCAGGACGGGGTGGTCTCGGACTCATTTGGGCCGCCAAGAATCTCAAATATCTCTCGGTAAAAGGCACAGGGAAAATCCGAATTCACGACAAGGAGTCCCTCAAACAAACGAGAGAAGATATTTTCCGGCTGACTGCGGCATCACCAGTTTTACTCGGTCAACATGGATTCTCCTGCTGGGGCACCGGATCTATATTCGATCTGATGGACTCCCGCCGCATGATGCCCACAGACAATTTTCAAAAAACACATTTTGAGAACGCCCGCCAACTTAATGCGGCGGCCTACAAAAAGAAATTCACCCCCCGTAAACACGGCTGTAGCGGTTGTCATATCTTGTGCAAGAAGATTGCCCAGGACGGACGGAGCATGCCCGAATACGAAACCATGTCCCATTTCACCGCGCTCATCGGCAATCGGGACATGGAGCTGGTCCTCGAAGCCAACGACCTGTGCAACCAGCTTGGCATGGACACCATCTCCGCAGGCTCCACTCTTGCCTGTCGTCGAGAAATCACCGGGCAGGACTATACGCGGGCTTCACTGCTGACTGCGCTGCGTGAGATGGCTGAAGGCGGCGACCTTGGACAAGGGTCGTTCAATTTTGCCGAAGTGTGTGGTCGCACGGAAACGTCCATGTCAGTCAAGGGCATGGATCTCCCCGCCTATGACCCTCGTGGTGCTTACGGAATGGCTCTGGCCTATGCCACCAGCACTCGGGGAGGTTGCCATCTCCGCGCCTACCCTATCAGTCACGAAGTTCTGCGAAAGCCGGTTGCTACAGACCGCTTTTCATTCAGTGGTAAGGCCCGCATCGTCAAGATAGCGGAAGACATGAACGCCGTGGTAGATTCACTCACAGCCTGCAAATTCACTTTTTTGGCAGCCAGCCTGGAAGAATACGCCAAAGCGTTTACGGCCGTCACAGGCGTCTCTGTGTCCGGCCAAGATCTACTGGAGACGGGGGAACGCATCTATTACAATGAACGGATAATGAATGCGAAAAACGGTTTCACAGCCGACGATGACGACCTGCCCATGCGGTTCTTCACTGAACAAGGCACATCAGGCGGTGGCGTGGATGTCACGCCTATCAACCGTGAGGAATTTCTCACGGCACGCGCCAACTACTACCGGGTTCGCGGACTGGACGAGAGTGGCAACCCAACACAGGAAACCACTGAACGGCTGGGGCTTGATTGA
- a CDS encoding tetratricopeptide repeat protein: MAEKKIDKARRNFLFGAVRRFKNEDPDQPVASTAECVEAIKEANGLYVDGEFEAARDKYKECLQSDQNDADVRYRLGVCQYKIGKYMQAKVEFERTLRIDRSYQDAFLYLGLTLVRLGKPEKAPGLWSQYFNIKAVVVQRELNLQLGLLETGVIDPPEVIAEAVEAAIKDAGDAVG, encoded by the coding sequence ATGGCCGAAAAAAAGATAGATAAAGCCCGTCGGAACTTTCTGTTCGGAGCGGTGCGCCGATTCAAAAACGAAGATCCTGATCAGCCTGTGGCGTCCACGGCAGAGTGCGTGGAAGCGATTAAAGAGGCCAACGGCCTCTATGTTGATGGTGAATTCGAGGCTGCGCGTGACAAATATAAGGAATGCCTTCAGTCGGATCAAAATGATGCCGACGTACGCTATCGCTTGGGTGTGTGTCAGTATAAGATTGGCAAGTATATGCAAGCCAAGGTTGAATTTGAGCGAACCCTGCGTATTGATCGATCATATCAGGACGCATTCTTGTATCTGGGACTGACGCTGGTTCGACTCGGAAAGCCGGAAAAAGCCCCAGGCCTGTGGAGTCAGTACTTTAATATCAAGGCCGTGGTCGTACAGCGGGAGCTGAATCTTCAACTCGGTCTGCTGGAAACTGGCGTCATTGATCCACCGGAAGTCATTGCCGAGGCCGTCGAAGCGGCTATCAAAGACGCAGGAGACGCGGTTGGTTAG
- a CDS encoding rubredoxin yields the protein MDKWECPCGYVYDPAEGDSENNIAIGTKFEDLPDDWTCPQCGAEKEYFEKL from the coding sequence ATGGATAAGTGGGAATGCCCCTGCGGCTATGTGTATGATCCGGCTGAAGGAGATTCTGAGAACAACATTGCCATTGGTACAAAGTTCGAAGACTTGCCTGATGATTGGACCTGCCCTCAGTGTGGTGCAGAAAAGGAATACTTCGAAAAACTGTAA
- a CDS encoding pancreas/duodenum homeobox protein 1 → MSQYGDIFTDNLLLTIFPEERADAFFEALFGDAEEGSYDIALAYVGDSDSGLDFEMKLMQRPGKCLACNLTYGLPEVFSRHPVINVQGIAETVANAIGKKSATWKFGATREVSRELHIIPLNIRPE, encoded by the coding sequence ATGAGCCAGTATGGTGATATCTTTACTGACAATCTGTTGCTGACTATTTTTCCCGAAGAACGGGCGGATGCGTTTTTCGAGGCACTGTTTGGGGACGCGGAAGAGGGGAGCTATGACATTGCTCTTGCATACGTAGGGGACAGCGATTCCGGTCTTGATTTCGAAATGAAACTCATGCAACGGCCGGGCAAATGTTTGGCATGCAATCTGACTTACGGATTGCCAGAAGTTTTTTCCCGTCACCCTGTAATTAACGTGCAAGGGATTGCGGAAACCGTAGCGAATGCTATCGGTAAAAAATCTGCCACCTGGAAATTCGGAGCAACACGGGAAGTCTCGCGGGAGCTGCATATCATCCCGTTGAATATCCGACCAGAATAG
- the ruvB gene encoding Holliday junction branch migration DNA helicase RuvB: protein MSKCTLPEENVRPRSLGEFIGQQDLRSNLDVFIRAARERERSLDHTLFYGNPGLGKTTLARIMASELGVNMVSTSGPVIERAGDLAAILTNLERGDILFIDEIHRMPATVEEVLYPAMEDFQIDLVIGSGPGARTVKLDLEPFTLVGATTRLGLLTSPLRDRFGCVFRIEFYSPEELGRIVERSATILDVKVDPEGALAIGRRARGTPRIANRLLRRVRDYALVHGDGIVTKEQAESSLERLDVDQYGLDNMDRKILSLMVENFNGGPVGLKTIAAACAEEVRTIEDIYEPYLIQCGFLKRTPRGRVATAKAYQHLKMRMEDDQLPLL from the coding sequence ATGAGCAAATGCACACTTCCAGAGGAAAATGTCCGGCCCAGAAGTCTCGGTGAATTCATCGGACAGCAGGACTTGCGCAGTAATCTTGATGTCTTCATCAGGGCAGCCCGAGAGCGCGAACGTTCCTTGGATCATACTCTTTTCTACGGGAATCCTGGCCTGGGCAAGACCACACTGGCGCGTATTATGGCGAGTGAACTTGGCGTGAATATGGTTTCCACGTCCGGACCAGTCATCGAGCGGGCCGGAGATCTCGCGGCCATTCTGACCAATCTGGAACGCGGAGACATTCTGTTTATCGATGAAATTCACCGCATGCCTGCCACGGTTGAAGAGGTGTTGTATCCGGCCATGGAGGATTTTCAGATTGATCTGGTTATCGGTTCCGGTCCGGGGGCTCGTACGGTCAAGCTCGATCTTGAGCCATTTACGCTGGTTGGTGCGACCACACGACTTGGTCTGCTCACATCTCCTTTGCGTGACCGTTTCGGTTGTGTTTTTCGTATTGAATTTTATTCCCCCGAAGAATTGGGGCGTATCGTTGAACGGTCCGCAACCATTCTTGACGTGAAAGTTGACCCTGAAGGCGCACTGGCTATCGGTCGGAGAGCTCGAGGCACTCCGCGTATTGCCAACAGACTGCTTCGGCGTGTTCGAGATTATGCCTTGGTACATGGAGATGGTATTGTTACCAAGGAACAGGCCGAATCCTCGCTTGAACGGCTGGATGTTGACCAGTACGGCCTGGATAATATGGACCGTAAAATTCTCTCGCTTATGGTGGAAAACTTCAATGGTGGCCCTGTTGGACTTAAAACCATTGCCGCGGCTTGTGCCGAGGAAGTCCGCACCATTGAGGATATCTATGAACCGTATCTTATTCAGTGCGGCTTCCTTAAGCGTACACCGCGTGGACGAGTGGCAACGGCCAAGGCGTATCAGCATCTGAAGATGCGGATGGAAGATGACCAATTGCCACTTCTTTAA
- a CDS encoding DUF202 domain-containing protein, which yields MNDEQMELARERNMLAKSRTRLANKRTFLAWCRTALAFMTFGFLLEKIDLFLVSGHQTVTDAVLMELGVLGKLAFIGGPVLMLFAGWRYYRLEKEIGFSGGALFVIPEIVLFGFILSGALLYVFW from the coding sequence ATGAATGATGAACAAATGGAATTGGCCCGTGAGCGAAACATGCTTGCCAAGAGCAGGACACGACTCGCCAACAAGCGGACTTTTCTCGCGTGGTGCAGAACTGCTCTTGCCTTCATGACTTTCGGCTTTCTGCTTGAAAAGATTGATCTCTTTCTCGTGTCCGGACATCAGACCGTGACCGACGCCGTGCTCATGGAATTGGGCGTACTCGGCAAGCTCGCTTTTATCGGCGGCCCGGTGCTGATGCTGTTTGCCGGATGGCGATATTACCGATTGGAAAAGGAAATCGGTTTTTCGGGCGGAGCATTGTTTGTTATCCCGGAAATAGTTCTTTTCGGCTTCATCCTTTCCGGCGCTCTTCTGTATGTGTTCTGGTAA